From a region of the Pseudomonadaceae bacterium SI-3 genome:
- a CDS encoding oxaloacetate decarboxylase: MTPSELLLEGVELMLFGLGSVFVFLVLLIACIRLMSFVIGRFDSAPTAQLASSEPAVAEVDADLITAIQTAIHQHRARRG; the protein is encoded by the coding sequence ATGACCCCCAGCGAACTCCTCCTAGAAGGCGTCGAACTTATGCTGTTCGGCTTAGGTTCCGTTTTTGTCTTCCTCGTGTTGTTGATTGCTTGCATTCGCCTGATGTCTTTTGTGATCGGCCGCTTCGACAGTGCGCCCACCGCTCAGTTGGCTTCCAGCGAACCCGCCGTGGCTGAAGTGGATGCCGATCTCATTACGGCAATCCAGACCGCTATCCATCAGCACCGCGCTCGTCGTGGTTGA